From the genome of Daphnia pulex isolate KAP4 chromosome 12, ASM2113471v1:
gaaaatcattttgagaAACTTTGTGTTGAACAAGAAGATCAAGAGGCACATACACTTGTTGCCTTTTTGAATTATATGGGATTGCTCTCAATAGTGTAACGAGTCCTTGAGCTCTCCCAATGTGACTAGCAGCATGATCACTATCAACTTTTCTAATATTGAGAGACTCCAATGTAAGGTACAGGACAGACGAAACAGAATGTTCTGCATAATCCTCTACTTTTGAAAGAGATTGAAAAGCTTTGGAAGACAAGTGATTTTCTCTACTGGAGATCAACCTTTGCAGCCACCTTTTGGAGAGATTATGACGTTGGACAGCTTCGTAAAGCTGCAAAGCAACTAGCTGTGCTGGTGGTGTGTTTTGATACACAGCTTCTAATGTTTCTGACCAGAATTTCATTCTCATTTGGCCAATTGTACCTTGTGAGACTTGATCCTGAACTTGAGCTAACGAAACATTGAAAGCTCTCACAGCGATCGTAGATTGGCGTGAAGCTGGTGGCAAAAGAAGAGCTGctagaaaattttcataatcGTGTttcctgtaaaaataaaacaccggCGTGTGATAAAAGtagtttattaattttatttactcgACGAACgagttttcaaatgtttaccTTACTAATTCCTGACAATAcagaaaactattttttgaAGTCTGAACTTTCGACGAAAGTTTTCTTGCAACGAAGAATATGCTTCGTATTTTGTAAACATTGCGCTCGATTGAAAGGCCACTGAGAACCGCCATTGGTTTATGTCATAATCGCTCCCTCtatgcaataaaatttctCCAGTGCTGTCACAGtttcaattcattatatgAAGAacgatttttcaaatgataagACCATGTGTACACACCCTGATCCACAAATACTCAAGAGGCCATTCAATatttaagaaatatttatttatttgaacagtTGTTGATTTGCTATCTCTCATTTGCTCTTCCCTGACCCTGCCGTTATATATTTAGGTCACGAAATTGCACGCGACGATTTTCGacctgaaaaaattaaattacgaGTTAGATTAATTCTcatggaataaaaatatttaaaaaatttacgtttGGCTTGAATGATATTTAAGTAAAGGGATTTAAAAGGATTAAATGTAATTAGCGATATTaatgcaaatttcaaaaagagatCTGGCAACCGTATTTCTTCCTATACTAGATGTCGG
Proteins encoded in this window:
- the LOC124209516 gene encoding NADH dehydrogenase (ubiquinone) complex I, assembly factor 6-like, which produces MAVLSGLSIERNVYKIRSIFFVARKLSSKVQTSKNSFLYCQELVRKHDYENFLAALLLPPASRQSTIAVRAFNVSLAQVQDQVSQGTIGQMRMKFWSETLEAVYQNTPPAQLVALQLYEAVQRHNLSKRWLQRLISSRENHLSSKAFQSLSKVEDYAEHSVSSVLYLTLESLNIRKVDSDHAASHIGRAQGLVTLLRAIPYNSKRQQVYVPLDLLVQHKVSQNDFLRGSDDKKVKDLIFDVASTANAHIQKARTIIPKVPSEAKIALMPLISVDSYLDQLRAADFNVFDPKLSQRNNLLPWKLWWNKFRGKI